One genomic segment of Trichococcus shcherbakoviae includes these proteins:
- a CDS encoding 50S ribosomal protein L25 yields MKLQVEKREKVGSSAAKRARLDKKLTAVIYGKDVEATPVLLDAKDFDEVLKQLGKNAIFEVSISDGKTMQVILKDIQQAALKNEIQNVELQVITKGQKLTMTVPIHLVGSEDVKEGVLTQTLNELEIETEATNVPTEFQIAVNEMTIGDTLTVADIKVDADITVLTDPEEAVVVLSAPVAEEVAEEEAPTEEAEKVTE; encoded by the coding sequence ATGAAATTACAAGTAGAGAAACGCGAAAAAGTTGGCTCATCTGCAGCGAAGCGTGCACGATTGGACAAGAAACTCACTGCAGTCATCTATGGTAAAGATGTTGAAGCAACTCCAGTATTACTTGATGCAAAAGATTTTGACGAAGTGCTTAAGCAATTAGGTAAAAATGCAATCTTTGAAGTCAGCATATCCGATGGAAAAACGATGCAAGTCATCCTTAAGGACATCCAACAGGCTGCCCTTAAGAACGAGATCCAAAACGTCGAATTGCAAGTAATCACAAAAGGTCAAAAATTGACGATGACTGTTCCGATTCACTTGGTCGGTAGTGAGGACGTCAAAGAAGGTGTCTTGACTCAAACATTGAACGAATTGGAAATCGAAACGGAAGCTACCAATGTCCCTACTGAATTCCAAATCGCTGTGAATGAAATGACCATCGGTGATACTTTAACAGTTGCTGATATCAAAGTCGATGCCGACATTACAGTCCTTACGGATCCAGAAGAGGCAGTTGTTGTCCTTTCTGCTCCAGTAGCCGAAGAGGTTGCAGAGGAAGAAGCTCCAACCGAAGAAGCTGAAAAAGTAACTGAATAA
- the feoB gene encoding ferrous iron transport protein B, giving the protein MGKTIALVGNPNSGKTTLFNHLTGSTQRVGNWPGVTVEQKAGTLLHDGKTQVIDLPGIYSLSPYTIEEIVTRDYLTLDAPDLIINIVDASNLERNLYLTTQLMELHLPIVVVLNMMDIVEKRGDQLDVAGLSRAFGLPFVTISALKESGLEELFKAIAEPISVAEPITYSIVVESILDTIEEILAPLVPKKLRCYYSIKLFERDRQTAGKLAIPEEGQAVMEGLLSRYEKELDDDSEAILINERYKFVTKITRQVLVKNSEKASFSVVIDHIVTNRWLGLPVFVLIMYAVYYFAITTVGTWGTDWVNDVLFGSIVPEAVQTFFDSIDIHPAVSSLVVDGAIGGVGAVLGFLPQMAALFLCLTLLEDSGYMARVAFVMDRVFRGFGLSGKSFIPLLIGSGCSVPGIQASRTIENLQDRRMTILTTSFIPCGAKLPVIALIANAIFGGASWVALSMYLLGIATVIFSGVLLRKTAIFSGEASPFVMELPMYHWPQWKSIFRAVGARCMAFVKNAGTVIFLSSSLIWFLSSFNWQMQMTVEGDQSILAQIGGAVAVFFAPLGFGSWQATVATIQGLIAKENVVGTFGVLMNTTGSEAEVAAAFSTLFNPVSAVSFLVFNMICMPCFAAVGAMRTEFGSAKWTLFGVLYQTTLAYVLAFIINQLGAVLVLGTPFGAGASIAAAAAAILVFLVVRPAPKKASPIWGSLAKPMVK; this is encoded by the coding sequence ATGGGGAAAACCATAGCGCTGGTCGGAAATCCCAACAGCGGGAAAACGACTCTATTCAACCATTTGACAGGTTCCACCCAACGCGTCGGCAACTGGCCAGGGGTTACCGTCGAACAGAAGGCCGGCACGCTACTGCATGACGGCAAAACGCAGGTCATCGATCTGCCGGGCATCTATTCGCTTTCCCCTTACACAATCGAGGAAATCGTCACGCGCGATTATCTTACGCTGGATGCACCGGATCTGATCATCAATATCGTCGATGCCTCCAATCTGGAGCGAAATCTCTACCTGACTACCCAATTGATGGAATTGCATCTGCCGATTGTCGTTGTTCTCAATATGATGGACATCGTCGAGAAAAGGGGCGATCAACTGGACGTCGCCGGTTTGTCGCGCGCATTCGGATTGCCGTTCGTAACGATTTCGGCACTGAAGGAAAGCGGATTGGAAGAGTTGTTCAAGGCCATCGCTGAACCTATATCAGTAGCAGAACCGATTACATACAGTATCGTTGTGGAAAGCATCCTTGATACGATCGAAGAAATTCTTGCGCCATTGGTTCCGAAAAAATTACGTTGCTACTACAGCATCAAGCTTTTCGAAAGGGACAGACAAACTGCCGGAAAACTTGCGATTCCCGAAGAAGGCCAAGCTGTCATGGAAGGTCTGCTCAGCCGTTATGAAAAGGAATTGGACGACGACTCCGAAGCAATCCTGATTAACGAACGCTATAAATTTGTGACGAAAATTACGCGCCAAGTGCTCGTGAAAAATAGCGAAAAAGCCTCCTTCTCAGTCGTGATTGATCATATCGTAACGAACCGCTGGCTTGGGTTGCCGGTTTTCGTCCTGATCATGTATGCGGTCTACTACTTCGCCATCACAACTGTGGGGACGTGGGGGACTGACTGGGTAAACGATGTGTTGTTCGGAAGCATCGTTCCTGAGGCTGTGCAAACGTTCTTCGACAGCATCGACATCCATCCAGCAGTCAGCAGTCTCGTAGTCGATGGTGCCATCGGAGGAGTAGGCGCAGTTCTTGGCTTCCTGCCGCAGATGGCCGCCTTGTTCCTCTGCTTGACATTGCTGGAGGACAGTGGCTATATGGCCCGCGTCGCTTTCGTGATGGATAGGGTATTCCGCGGCTTCGGTCTGTCGGGTAAATCGTTCATTCCCTTGCTGATCGGTTCCGGTTGCTCGGTTCCGGGCATCCAGGCTTCCCGCACGATCGAAAATCTACAGGACCGCCGTATGACGATTCTGACCACTTCCTTCATCCCATGCGGTGCGAAACTGCCGGTCATCGCCCTGATTGCGAATGCCATTTTCGGCGGCGCATCCTGGGTGGCCTTGTCGATGTACCTGTTGGGGATTGCGACTGTCATCTTTTCCGGTGTGCTGTTGCGTAAGACAGCCATCTTTTCCGGGGAAGCATCGCCATTCGTCATGGAGTTGCCGATGTATCACTGGCCGCAATGGAAAAGCATTTTCCGCGCGGTTGGAGCCCGCTGCATGGCATTCGTAAAAAATGCCGGGACCGTCATTTTTTTGAGTTCGAGTTTGATCTGGTTCCTTTCTTCCTTCAACTGGCAAATGCAGATGACGGTTGAAGGCGACCAAAGCATCCTGGCTCAGATCGGCGGTGCGGTTGCTGTTTTCTTCGCGCCATTGGGCTTCGGATCTTGGCAAGCGACAGTGGCGACCATCCAAGGTTTGATAGCGAAGGAAAATGTTGTCGGCACATTTGGTGTGCTGATGAACACAACAGGTTCGGAAGCGGAGGTAGCTGCCGCATTCAGCACACTGTTCAACCCGGTCAGCGCCGTATCGTTCCTTGTGTTCAATATGATTTGCATGCCGTGTTTCGCGGCTGTCGGAGCGATGCGCACCGAATTCGGCAGCGCTAAATGGACGCTTTTCGGCGTCTTGTATCAAACTACTTTGGCTTATGTCTTGGCCTTCATCATCAATCAGCTCGGAGCTGTCCTCGTGTTGGGCACGCCTTTCGGGGCGGGAGCCAGCATAGCGGCCGCAGCAGCGGCGATATTGGTGTTCTTGGTCGTCAGACCCGCGCCTAAAAAAGCTTCGCCGATCTGGGGAAGCTTGGCGAAACCGATGGTCAAATAG
- a CDS encoding DUF438 domain-containing protein, whose product MEEDVKKSTREEVLEHRQAILKDLILRLHAGDDYEQIKKEFKEHFATVSALEISMMERRLIEQGIAVEEIQRLCSIHADLFADAVTYGQAPSPDSEKPGHPIRVLKEENVAIEATLDRIARLLESYLVEHDSALKTGLLKQLDILWGFDKHYARKEYAIFPIMERYGMTAPPKVMWGVDDEIRGLYKKLKQMVEGGQLDNLKVTFETLQQEMKEMFIKEEDILLPMVSDSFTEDDWLKIAAESNEIGYCIVHPESQWLPERAAFETGEAMGSIPEGNIAFGTGFLTVKELEKMLNRLPLELTFIDADGIVKYYNDGPGEKIFMRTKSALGRQVENCHPPKSVALMKQLVSDLKSGKKDQETMWYEESGKFIVVNYCALRDEDGAYLGVLEYVQEAQSIRDLTGEKRNLSE is encoded by the coding sequence ATGGAAGAAGACGTCAAAAAAAGCACCCGCGAAGAAGTATTGGAGCACCGCCAAGCAATTTTGAAGGATCTGATTCTTCGCCTTCATGCAGGTGATGACTACGAACAGATCAAGAAGGAATTCAAGGAACATTTCGCGACGGTCAGCGCTCTGGAAATTTCGATGATGGAACGGAGACTGATCGAACAAGGCATCGCAGTCGAGGAAATCCAGCGTCTTTGCTCGATCCACGCCGATTTATTTGCCGATGCAGTGACTTATGGACAAGCCCCCTCTCCGGATAGCGAGAAACCGGGGCATCCGATCCGGGTGCTGAAGGAAGAAAACGTGGCCATCGAAGCGACGCTCGACCGGATTGCGCGCCTTTTGGAAAGTTATCTGGTTGAGCATGATTCAGCTCTGAAAACCGGACTGCTCAAGCAACTGGATATCCTCTGGGGCTTCGACAAGCATTATGCGCGCAAAGAGTACGCCATTTTCCCGATCATGGAGCGCTACGGCATGACTGCCCCACCGAAAGTTATGTGGGGGGTGGACGACGAAATCCGGGGACTGTACAAGAAATTGAAACAGATGGTGGAAGGCGGGCAGCTTGACAACCTCAAAGTGACTTTCGAAACACTGCAGCAGGAAATGAAGGAAATGTTCATTAAAGAGGAAGATATCCTCTTGCCGATGGTATCCGATTCTTTCACTGAAGATGATTGGCTGAAGATTGCGGCTGAATCAAATGAAATCGGCTATTGCATCGTCCACCCGGAATCGCAATGGCTGCCTGAACGCGCCGCTTTTGAAACTGGAGAAGCAATGGGTTCCATTCCGGAAGGCAACATCGCCTTCGGGACCGGCTTCCTAACGGTGAAAGAGCTGGAAAAGATGTTGAACCGATTACCCTTGGAGCTCACCTTCATCGATGCGGATGGGATCGTGAAATATTACAATGACGGGCCGGGAGAAAAGATTTTCATGCGCACGAAATCCGCGTTGGGAAGGCAAGTCGAAAACTGCCATCCGCCAAAAAGCGTTGCGCTCATGAAGCAATTGGTCTCGGATCTGAAATCCGGAAAGAAAGACCAGGAAACCATGTGGTATGAGGAAAGCGGAAAGTTCATAGTCGTGAATTATTGCGCGCTCCGGGATGAAGACGGCGCCTATCTGGGTGTTCTGGAATATGTGCAGGAGGCTCAGTCAATCCGCGATTTGACAGGGGAAAAACGCAACCTTTCCGAGTGA
- a CDS encoding NUDIX domain-containing protein, with product MNYCMECGTELEAKHLENEGNIPYCNSCEGYRFPVFNTAVSMVILNKEQDKILLIKQYGGADYILCAGYVNKGEDAEQAATREIAEELGLKTVGLRYNKSEYFEKNNTLMLNFSCIVASEGLNGMTDEVDQAEWFSIEAARANIKKGSLAQRFLENYLGKSHGLEPLIALKNS from the coding sequence ATGAATTATTGCATGGAATGCGGAACAGAACTGGAAGCGAAACATCTGGAAAATGAAGGGAATATCCCTTATTGCAACAGTTGCGAGGGATATCGATTCCCTGTGTTCAACACGGCTGTCAGCATGGTCATCTTGAACAAGGAACAGGATAAAATTTTGTTGATCAAGCAGTACGGTGGGGCAGATTATATTCTCTGTGCGGGATACGTCAATAAGGGCGAAGATGCGGAGCAAGCTGCAACCCGTGAAATCGCCGAGGAGCTTGGACTTAAAACGGTCGGCTTGCGCTACAACAAAAGCGAGTATTTTGAAAAAAATAACACCTTGATGCTGAATTTTTCCTGTATCGTCGCGAGCGAGGGCCTTAATGGCATGACGGATGAAGTGGATCAGGCGGAATGGTTTTCCATCGAAGCTGCGCGGGCCAACATCAAAAAAGGCAGTTTGGCTCAGCGCTTCCTGGAAAACTATTTGGGGAAAAGCCATGGGTTGGAGCCACTTATTGCTTTGAAGAATTCCTAA